In Rosa chinensis cultivar Old Blush chromosome 1, RchiOBHm-V2, whole genome shotgun sequence, a genomic segment contains:
- the LOC112200483 gene encoding protein argonaute 4A has protein sequence MPLRSSSAAIAPMLRVPRSTTSPVTTRTTFINGRASSMLATCVIQPIDIIKIAMQYDEGTEVDRKGIGRKVPEKVNDTYSVELENKDFAYDGEKSLFTVGQLPHKKLDFTVVLDDISSSRSRTNGGSGGSYSLEESQGNRKRVKQSFQSKTIKVQVNFAAKILMQAITNALRGQDSDHFKEAVRVLDIIIRQNAAKQGCLLVRQSFFHNNPRNFIELGGGVLGYRGFHSSFWATQGGLSLNMDVSTIMIVKPGPVLNFLMENQNVKTPYQIDWIKAKRMLKNLKVETYASKTEYKITGLSDKPCKQQTFFLKSKGGHDGDGEEITVYEYFAQHQHMQLRDSADFPCINVGKPKKPSYFPLELCNLVSLQRYTKALSNLQRASLVEKSRQKPQEQMSTLRDLGGINSLLMVEHPPSLPLVSKSPTLILGMDVSHGSLGRSDVPSIAVVVSSRKWPLISRYRAAIRT, from the exons ATGCCATTGAGGAGCTCCAGCGCTGCCATCGCACCGATGTTGCGTGTGCCTCGCAGCACCACCAGCCCAGTGACCACGCGAACGACATTCATCAATGGTAGAGCCTCCAGTATGCTCGCTACCTGCGTCATTCAACCCATCGATATCATCAAG ATTGCCATGCAATATGATGAAGGAACCGAAGTTGACAGGAAAGGCATTGGACGTAAGGTTCCTGAAAAAGTAAACGACACATATAGTGTGGAGCTGGAAAACAAGGATTTTGCTTATGATGGAGAGAAGAGCTTATTTACTGTTGGGCAGCTCCCTCATAAAAAACTTGATTTCACAGTAGTACTGGATGACATATCATCAAGTAG GTCTAGGACGAATGGGGGATCTGGGGGCAGTTACTCCCTAGAAGAGAGTCAGGGCAATAGGAAGAGAGTCAAGCAGTCATTTCAAtccaaaacaataaaggtacAGGTCAACTTTGCTGCTAAAATCCTAATGCAAGCAATCACGAATGCCTTGCGAGGTCAGGACTCTGACCATTTTAAGGAAGCAGTTAGAGTTCTTGACATCATTATAAGGCAGAATGCAGCAAAGCA GGGTTGTCTCCTTGTTCGGCAATCTTTCTTCCATAACAACCCGAGGAACTTCATAGAATTGGGAGGAGGGGTGTTAGGCTACAGGGGTTTTCATTCAAGCTTCTGGGCCACGCAAGGCGGCCTATCCCTGAATATGG ATGTGTCCACTATAATGATTGTAAAACCTGGTCCTGTTTTGAATTTCCTCATGGAGAACCAGAATGTCAAAACTCCTTACCAGATTGATTGGATTAAG GCTAAGAGGATGCTAAAAAATCTAAAGGTTGAGACCTATGCTTCCAAGACGGAGTACAAAATCACTGGATTAAGCGATAAACCCTGCAAACAGCAGAC gTTCTTTttgaaatcaaaaggaggacACGATGGAGATGGAGAAGAGATCACTGTTTATGAATACTTTGCCCAGCATCAGCACATGCAGTTACGCGATTCAGCAGATTTTCCCTGCATCAATGTTGGAAAACCAAAGAAACCTTCTTACTTTCCCCTAGAG CTTTGTAATTTGGTTTCCTTGCAACGCTATACCAAGGCTTTATCCAATCTCCAAAGGGCTTCACTAGTGGAGAAGTCTCGGCAAAAACCCCAGGAGCAAATGTCAACTTTGCGTGAT CTTGGCGGAATCAACTCCTTGCTAATGGTGGAGCATCCTCCTTCTCTACCCTTGGTATCCAAGTCCCCTACTCTGATTTTAGGGATGGATGTGTCACATGGCTCACTTGGGCGTTCCGATGTGCCTTCTATTGCAGTG GTGGTCAGTTCCAGGAAATGGCCTTTGATTTCTCGTTACCGAGCTGCAATTCGTACTTAa